One region of Anaeromyxobacter paludicola genomic DNA includes:
- the rpsD gene encoding 30S ribosomal protein S4, translated as MARYSESVCRLCRRENLKMYLKGDRCYTDKCAIERRPYPPGQHGQGRTKFSEYGVQLREKQKVKRMYGMLEADFRHAYHNAAAAKGKTGDNLLQTLELRLDNVVFRLGFADTRNEGRQLVRHGHFRVNGRKVNIPSYRLRVGDVVELKDRSKKVVRINEALEAVDRRGVPAWLELDKGGFKGTVKTAPAREEITMPIQEQLIVELYSK; from the coding sequence GTGGCTCGTTACAGTGAAAGCGTGTGCCGGCTCTGCCGCCGCGAGAACCTCAAGATGTACCTGAAGGGCGACCGGTGCTACACGGACAAGTGCGCCATCGAGCGCCGCCCGTACCCCCCGGGCCAGCACGGCCAGGGCCGCACCAAGTTCTCGGAGTACGGCGTCCAGCTCCGTGAGAAGCAGAAGGTGAAGCGGATGTACGGCATGCTGGAGGCCGACTTCCGCCACGCCTACCACAACGCCGCCGCCGCCAAGGGCAAGACCGGCGACAACCTGCTGCAGACCCTCGAGCTCCGGCTCGACAACGTCGTCTTCCGGCTCGGCTTCGCCGACACCCGGAACGAGGGGCGCCAGCTCGTCCGCCACGGCCACTTCCGCGTCAACGGCCGCAAGGTGAACATCCCGTCGTACCGGCTCCGCGTCGGCGACGTGGTGGAGCTGAAGGACCGCAGCAAGAAGGTGGTCCGCATCAACGAGGCGCTCGAGGCGGTGGACCGCCGCGGCGTCCCGGCCTGGCTCGAGCTCGACAAGGGCGGCTTCAAGGGCACCGTGAAGACGGCGCCGGCCCGCGAGGAGATCACGATGCCGATCCAGGAGCAGCTCATCGTCGAGCTCTACTCGAAGTAA
- a CDS encoding DNA-directed RNA polymerase subunit alpha, producing the protein MADAIVTKNWRDLIKPRGLVVDQDSLTPTYGKFVAEPLERGFGITLGNSLRRVLLSSLQGAAITSVKIEGVEHEFMTIPEVAEDVTDIILNLKEVLLQIHTNEVKTLRIEADGPKEIKAGDIIADGQVEVLNPNHHLFTISEGGRVRVELTARRGRGYVPAERNKIAGAPIGVIPIDALFSPIRKVNYQVTNARVGQVTDYDRLSLELWTDGSVAPVDAVAYAAKIIKEQLSIFINFDEVEEPVAEISPVEETKLNENLFRSVDELELSVRSANCLQNANIKTIGDLVQKTEAEMLKTKNFGRKSLKEIKEILAEMGLSLGMKLENWPPKTQPAAPKV; encoded by the coding sequence ATGGCAGACGCGATCGTGACCAAGAACTGGCGCGACCTCATCAAGCCCCGTGGGCTCGTGGTCGACCAGGACAGCCTCACCCCGACCTACGGCAAGTTCGTCGCCGAGCCGCTCGAGCGCGGCTTCGGCATCACCCTCGGGAACTCCCTGCGCCGCGTGCTCCTCTCGAGCCTGCAGGGCGCGGCCATCACCTCGGTGAAGATCGAGGGGGTGGAGCACGAGTTCATGACCATCCCCGAGGTGGCCGAGGACGTCACCGACATCATCCTGAACCTCAAGGAGGTCCTCCTCCAGATCCACACCAACGAGGTCAAGACCCTCCGCATCGAGGCGGACGGTCCCAAGGAGATCAAGGCCGGCGACATCATCGCCGACGGCCAGGTCGAGGTCCTCAACCCGAACCACCACCTCTTCACCATCAGCGAGGGCGGGCGGGTCCGCGTCGAGCTCACGGCCCGCCGCGGCCGCGGGTACGTCCCGGCCGAGCGGAACAAGATCGCCGGGGCGCCCATCGGCGTCATCCCGATCGACGCGCTCTTCAGCCCGATCCGCAAGGTGAACTACCAGGTGACCAACGCCCGCGTCGGGCAGGTCACCGACTACGACCGGCTCTCGCTCGAGCTCTGGACCGACGGGTCGGTCGCTCCGGTGGACGCGGTGGCCTACGCCGCCAAGATCATCAAGGAGCAGCTCTCGATCTTCATCAACTTCGACGAGGTCGAGGAGCCGGTCGCCGAGATCAGCCCGGTCGAGGAGACCAAGCTGAACGAGAACCTCTTCCGCTCGGTGGACGAGCTGGAGCTCTCGGTCCGCAGCGCCAACTGCCTCCAGAACGCCAACATCAAGACGATCGGCGACCTGGTGCAGAAGACCGAGGCCGAGATGCTGAAGACGAAGAACTTCGGCCGGAAGTCGCTGAAGGAGATCAAGGAGATCCTGGCCGAGATGGGGCTCTCCCTCGGGATGAAGCTCGAGAACTGGCCGCCGAAGACCCAGCCCGCCGCGCCCAAGGTCTAG
- the rplQ gene encoding 50S ribosomal protein L17, with amino-acid sequence MKHRVAGRRLDRTTEHRTAMFRNMVTSLLRHERIVTTTPKAKELKRIADKIITLGKTGTPHARRQAYRDVRDVEVLSKLFDVLGPLFKARPGGYTRIVKIGRRAGDNAETAMIELVERTQAAAEGEEPKAEKKAKAPKAEKAPKAEKAEKPAKKAKAPKAQVTDKAPKGAKSAQRGQ; translated from the coding sequence ATGAAGCACCGCGTAGCCGGCCGCCGGCTCGACCGCACCACCGAGCACCGCACCGCCATGTTCCGCAACATGGTGACCTCGCTGCTCCGCCACGAGCGCATCGTCACCACCACGCCCAAGGCGAAGGAGCTGAAGCGCATCGCCGACAAGATCATCACGCTGGGCAAGACCGGCACCCCGCACGCCCGCCGCCAGGCGTACCGCGACGTGCGCGACGTCGAGGTGCTGTCGAAGCTCTTCGACGTCCTCGGGCCGCTCTTCAAGGCGCGCCCGGGCGGTTACACCCGCATCGTCAAGATCGGGCGCCGCGCCGGCGACAACGCCGAGACGGCGATGATCGAGCTCGTCGAGCGCACCCAGGCCGCCGCCGAGGGCGAGGAGCCCAAGGCCGAGAAGAAGGCCAAGGCCCCCAAGGCCGAGAAGGCGCCGAAGGCCGAGAAGGCCGAGAAGCCCGCCAAGAAGGCCAAGGCCCCCAAGGCCCAGGTCACCGACAAGGCGCCGAAGGGCGCCAAGAGCGCGCAGCGCGGCCAGTAG
- a CDS encoding phosphatase PAP2 family protein, with product MPPLYAHDPFLAIHQALQSRWLDLPMAALSLACLGLAVAGLGAGLFGLLERDWRRFAAVALPFFLALCAQGILVTLAKDLFHTPRPLAIYGPAQVRVGLEPLRALGFPSGHSASVAVLAAYGTAVYGRRLSWLWAFAFLGGLSRVYVGAHWALDVAAGWALGALLGLVAATLAARARPGGHLSWRRSSRSLDIRG from the coding sequence ATGCCGCCCCTGTACGCCCACGATCCCTTCCTGGCGATCCACCAGGCCCTGCAGTCGCGCTGGCTGGACCTGCCGATGGCGGCGCTCTCCCTGGCCTGCCTGGGGCTCGCCGTCGCGGGCCTCGGGGCCGGGCTCTTCGGCCTGCTCGAGCGCGACTGGCGCCGGTTCGCGGCGGTGGCGCTCCCGTTCTTCCTCGCGCTCTGCGCCCAGGGGATCCTGGTGACGCTGGCGAAGGACCTGTTCCACACCCCCCGGCCGCTGGCGATCTACGGCCCGGCGCAGGTGCGGGTGGGGCTCGAGCCGCTCCGCGCCCTCGGGTTCCCCTCCGGCCACTCCGCCTCGGTGGCGGTGCTCGCGGCCTACGGCACCGCGGTGTACGGGCGGCGACTCTCCTGGCTCTGGGCCTTCGCCTTCCTGGGAGGGCTCTCGCGGGTGTACGTGGGCGCCCACTGGGCGCTCGACGTGGCGGCCGGATGGGCGCTCGGCGCGCTGCTCGGCCTCGTCGCGGCGACCCTGGCGGCGCGCGCCCGCCCCGGCGGCCATCTTTCTTGGCGCCGCTCGTCGCGGAGCCTTGACATTCGTGGTTGA
- the rpsP gene encoding 30S ribosomal protein S16, translating to MAVVLRLSRAGTHKAPFYHVVATDSRKPRDGKYLEDVGVYDPTQQPELIDLKADRVEYWLKAGAVPSQTVAVVLKRAAKKAAAAAPAEKKA from the coding sequence ATGGCGGTCGTTCTTCGGCTTTCCCGGGCGGGCACGCACAAGGCGCCCTTCTATCACGTGGTCGCCACCGACTCGCGCAAGCCGCGCGACGGCAAGTACCTCGAGGACGTGGGCGTGTACGATCCCACCCAGCAGCCCGAGCTCATCGACCTCAAGGCCGATCGCGTCGAGTACTGGCTGAAGGCCGGCGCGGTGCCGAGCCAGACGGTCGCGGTGGTGCTGAAGCGCGCCGCGAAGAAGGCCGCCGCCGCGGCGCCGGCCGAGAAGAAGGCCTAG
- a CDS encoding KH domain-containing protein produces MRDLVLWLSRELVEKKDAVRVETIERDRSTVLELTVDPDDLGRVIGRGGRTAKALRAVLEIAARRQGRRAVLDILD; encoded by the coding sequence GTGCGCGACCTCGTCCTCTGGCTCTCCCGCGAGCTCGTCGAGAAGAAGGACGCCGTCCGCGTCGAGACCATCGAGCGCGACCGCTCCACGGTCCTCGAGCTGACGGTGGACCCGGACGACCTCGGCCGCGTGATCGGCCGGGGAGGCCGCACCGCCAAGGCGCTCCGCGCCGTCCTCGAGATCGCCGCGCGCCGGCAGGGCCGTCGCGCGGTGCTCGACATCCTCGACTAG
- the rimM gene encoding ribosome maturation factor RimM (Essential for efficient processing of 16S rRNA): protein MALVRIGKVVKAIGLKGFVGVGGSEGALAELPRVTLRAGGAERVLAVREARPQGRLWAVRLGDVAERSGAEALVGAEVLAERDDLGELEDGSHFWGDLEGMPVETAAGAPLGVVTGFYATGGVDVLVVKGDRERLIPLAPYVQVDGAARKVVVDPPEGLLEL from the coding sequence ATGGCGCTCGTCCGCATCGGCAAGGTGGTGAAGGCCATCGGGCTGAAGGGCTTCGTCGGCGTGGGCGGCTCCGAGGGCGCGCTCGCCGAGCTCCCGCGGGTGACGCTCCGGGCGGGCGGGGCGGAGCGGGTGCTGGCGGTGAGGGAGGCGCGGCCGCAAGGGCGCCTCTGGGCGGTCCGGCTCGGCGACGTCGCCGAGCGGAGCGGGGCCGAGGCGCTCGTGGGCGCCGAGGTGCTGGCCGAGCGGGACGACCTCGGCGAGCTGGAGGACGGCAGCCACTTCTGGGGCGACCTGGAGGGGATGCCGGTCGAGACGGCGGCCGGCGCGCCGCTCGGCGTGGTGACCGGGTTCTACGCCACCGGCGGCGTGGACGTGCTGGTGGTGAAGGGCGATCGGGAGCGGCTCATCCCGCTCGCGCCCTACGTGCAGGTGGACGGGGCGGCCAGGAAGGTCGTCGTCGATCCGCCGGAAGGCTTGCTGGAGCTTTGA
- the trmD gene encoding tRNA (guanosine(37)-N1)-methyltransferase TrmD, whose protein sequence is MCEGYLAESILGKAREAGLVDVRVQDIRAHAPGRHKVCDDAPYGGGAGMVMKPEPLTDAIEAARARLPGARVLLTSPRGRRLDQPLARDLAAQGRVIVVCGRYEGVDERVMQVVDMEVSLGDFILTGGELAALCIVDAAARLVPGVLGNEASAGAESFEGERGLLEHPHYTRPPDFRGMKVPEILLSGDHRRIERWRRRESLRATREKRPDLFERFEPTQEDLRLIEAGDDEL, encoded by the coding sequence ATGTGCGAGGGCTACCTCGCCGAGAGCATCCTCGGGAAGGCCCGCGAGGCGGGGCTCGTCGACGTCCGGGTGCAGGACATCCGGGCGCACGCGCCCGGGCGCCACAAGGTCTGCGACGACGCCCCGTACGGCGGCGGCGCGGGCATGGTGATGAAGCCGGAGCCGCTCACCGACGCCATCGAGGCGGCGAGGGCGCGGCTGCCGGGGGCGAGGGTGCTGCTGACCAGCCCGCGCGGCAGGCGGCTGGATCAGCCGCTGGCGCGGGACCTCGCCGCGCAGGGCAGGGTGATCGTCGTCTGCGGCCGGTACGAGGGCGTGGACGAGCGGGTGATGCAGGTGGTTGACATGGAAGTGTCGCTGGGAGATTTCATCCTCACCGGCGGCGAGCTGGCGGCGCTCTGCATCGTGGACGCCGCGGCCAGGCTGGTGCCGGGAGTCCTCGGCAACGAGGCCTCCGCCGGTGCGGAGAGCTTCGAGGGTGAGCGCGGGCTGCTGGAGCACCCGCACTACACCCGGCCCCCGGACTTCCGGGGGATGAAGGTTCCGGAGATCCTCCTCTCGGGAGATCACCGGCGGATCGAGCGGTGGCGGCGGCGCGAGTCGCTCCGGGCCACCCGAGAGAAGCGGCCCGACCTCTTCGAGAGGTTCGAGCCCACGCAAGAGGACCTCCGGCTCATCGAGGCCGGAGACGACGAGCTGTAA
- the rplS gene encoding 50S ribosomal protein L19 — protein sequence MLRKAIADIEQKYVRKDVPEFSAGDTVRVHTKIKEGDKERIQVFEGVVIAHRRGEARAMFTVRKVSYGIGVERMFPVHSPRIDKIEVLGHGQVRRSRLYYLRELQGKAARLVQDEGGHAAAAPAAAPAAAEPAPA from the coding sequence ATGCTTCGCAAGGCCATTGCCGACATCGAGCAGAAGTACGTGCGGAAGGACGTCCCCGAGTTCAGCGCCGGCGACACCGTGCGCGTGCACACCAAGATCAAGGAAGGCGACAAGGAGCGCATCCAGGTCTTCGAGGGCGTCGTCATCGCGCACCGCCGCGGCGAGGCCCGCGCCATGTTCACCGTCCGCAAGGTGAGCTACGGCATCGGCGTGGAGCGCATGTTCCCCGTCCACAGCCCGCGCATCGACAAGATCGAGGTGCTCGGCCACGGCCAGGTCCGCCGGTCGCGCCTCTACTACCTCCGGGAGCTGCAGGGCAAGGCGGCCCGCCTCGTCCAGGACGAGGGCGGCCACGCGGCCGCCGCTCCGGCCGCGGCCCCCGCCGCCGCCGAGCCGGCCCCGGCGTAG
- a CDS encoding YraN family protein encodes MTAPARERRRTGPEEARERAREARARGAAAEALAARHLEAAGYLVVARNHRARRGEVDLVCRHDGMLVFVEVRSRSREDYGSPAESVTVRKARRVVAAAADYAVRHGGLDQPMRFDVVAVHWEEPGPRLELWRNAFDADGRPTL; translated from the coding sequence ATGACCGCGCCGGCCCGAGAGCGCCGCCGGACCGGCCCGGAGGAGGCGCGGGAGCGCGCCCGCGAGGCCCGGGCCCGCGGCGCCGCGGCCGAGGCGCTGGCGGCGCGGCACCTCGAGGCCGCGGGGTACCTCGTCGTCGCCCGCAACCACCGGGCCCGGCGCGGCGAGGTGGACCTCGTCTGCCGCCACGACGGGATGCTGGTCTTCGTGGAGGTGCGCAGCCGCTCGCGCGAGGACTACGGCAGCCCCGCCGAGTCGGTCACGGTGCGGAAGGCGCGCCGGGTGGTCGCCGCCGCCGCCGACTACGCCGTGCGCCACGGCGGGCTCGACCAGCCGATGCGCTTCGACGTGGTGGCGGTGCACTGGGAGGAGCCCGGCCCGCGGCTCGAGCTCTGGCGCAACGCCTTCGACGCCGACGGCCGGCCCACGCTCTAG
- the rsmI gene encoding 16S rRNA (cytidine(1402)-2'-O)-methyltransferase, which translates to MSQGTLFVLATPIGNLGDLSPRAAEVLRAVRAVAAEDTRRTLQLFSHLGVPAPRMISLPAFDERGRAGAVLERLAAGEDVALCTDAGTPGVSDPGQALVAAAWEAGAKVVPVPGPCAAVTALTGSGLPSDRFLVQGFLPRKGAARAEALRFLAALPCTFVLYEAGNRTGATLADLARELGPRPAAVARELTKLHEEIARGTLPELAARFAGEVRGEVTLVVGGASEEAARAAAAPEEPLEEELRRRLAEGHPPTEIARSVARARGLARAEVYDALQRLKGEKAR; encoded by the coding sequence GTGTCCCAGGGAACCCTCTTCGTGCTCGCCACCCCCATCGGCAACCTGGGCGACCTCTCGCCCCGGGCGGCGGAGGTGCTCCGCGCCGTCCGCGCCGTCGCCGCCGAGGACACCCGGCGCACGCTGCAGCTCTTCTCGCACCTGGGCGTCCCGGCCCCGCGGATGATCTCGCTGCCGGCGTTCGACGAGCGCGGCCGGGCCGGGGCGGTGCTGGAGCGGCTCGCCGCCGGCGAGGACGTGGCGCTCTGCACCGACGCCGGGACGCCCGGGGTCTCGGACCCGGGGCAGGCGCTGGTGGCGGCGGCCTGGGAGGCGGGGGCGAAGGTCGTCCCGGTGCCCGGCCCGTGCGCGGCCGTGACCGCGCTGACCGGCTCCGGGCTCCCGAGCGACCGGTTCCTCGTGCAGGGCTTCCTGCCGCGCAAGGGGGCGGCGCGCGCCGAGGCGCTCCGGTTCCTCGCCGCGCTCCCGTGCACGTTCGTGCTCTACGAGGCCGGCAACCGGACCGGCGCGACGCTCGCCGACCTGGCGCGCGAGCTCGGGCCGCGCCCCGCCGCGGTGGCCCGCGAGCTCACCAAGCTCCACGAGGAGATCGCGCGGGGCACGCTCCCGGAGCTGGCCGCGCGCTTCGCCGGCGAGGTCCGCGGGGAGGTGACGCTCGTGGTGGGGGGCGCCTCGGAGGAGGCGGCCCGCGCCGCGGCGGCCCCCGAGGAGCCGCTCGAGGAGGAGCTCCGCCGGAGGCTGGCGGAAGGGCACCCGCCGACCGAGATCGCCCGCTCGGTGGCGCGGGCGCGCGGCCTGGCGCGCGCCGAGGTCTACGACGCCCTGCAGCGGCTCAAGGGCGAGAAGGCGCGCTAG
- a CDS encoding sigma-54-dependent transcriptional regulator, which produces MAHVLIVDDEINIRRVLAAMLKREGYEVTTAQDGEQALAVLQKAPVDVVVTDLVMPRLGGMELLRRVSAEFPDVPCIVITAHGTVDSAVAALKAGAFDYITKPFEQDDLKAVIAKAARAHDLERQNVHGGPGDGDRAPLVGGSPAMRAIYDILDRVADSPSTVLITGESGTGKELIASALHRGSSRRDRPLIKVNCAAIPKDLVESELFGHEKGAFTGAVASKPGRFELADGGTLFLDEIGEVPLEMQVKLLRALQESEFERVGGIKTLKVDVRLVAATNRDLQSLIADGRFREDLFYRLNVVPIALPPLRDRREDIPLLVQHFLEKYNKRLGKHVERVEDEALQLLLGYPWPGNIRELENLMERSVLFADGPEILASSLPDALRERPGVPATPIAAVGHIGAIAAPSGASMKEIVRQAQAELERELITRALEETGGNVTRAAKRLQISRKSLQVKMKDLGLRGTDD; this is translated from the coding sequence GTGGCGCACGTCCTCATCGTCGACGACGAGATCAACATCCGCCGGGTCCTCGCGGCCATGCTCAAGCGCGAGGGCTACGAGGTCACCACCGCGCAGGACGGCGAGCAGGCCCTGGCGGTGCTGCAGAAGGCCCCGGTGGACGTGGTCGTCACCGACCTCGTCATGCCGCGGCTCGGCGGCATGGAGCTCCTGCGGCGGGTCTCGGCCGAGTTCCCCGACGTCCCCTGCATCGTCATCACGGCGCACGGGACGGTGGACAGCGCCGTGGCGGCGCTCAAGGCCGGCGCCTTCGACTACATCACCAAGCCCTTCGAGCAGGACGACCTCAAGGCGGTGATCGCCAAGGCGGCCCGCGCGCACGACCTCGAGCGCCAGAACGTCCACGGCGGGCCGGGGGACGGCGACCGCGCGCCGCTGGTGGGCGGCTCGCCGGCGATGCGGGCCATCTACGACATCCTCGACCGGGTGGCCGACTCCCCCTCCACCGTGCTCATCACCGGCGAGAGCGGGACGGGCAAGGAGCTCATCGCCTCTGCGCTCCACCGCGGCAGCTCGCGCCGCGACCGGCCGCTCATCAAGGTGAACTGCGCCGCCATCCCCAAGGACCTCGTGGAGAGCGAGCTCTTCGGGCACGAGAAGGGCGCCTTCACCGGCGCGGTGGCCTCGAAGCCGGGCCGCTTCGAGCTGGCCGACGGCGGCACGCTCTTCCTCGACGAGATCGGCGAGGTGCCGCTCGAGATGCAGGTGAAGCTCCTGCGCGCCCTGCAGGAGTCGGAGTTCGAGCGGGTGGGCGGCATCAAGACGCTCAAGGTGGACGTCCGGCTCGTCGCCGCCACCAACCGCGACCTGCAGAGCCTCATCGCCGACGGCCGGTTCCGCGAGGACCTCTTCTACCGGCTCAACGTGGTCCCCATCGCGCTCCCGCCGCTCCGCGACCGGCGCGAGGACATCCCCCTGCTCGTGCAGCACTTCCTCGAGAAGTACAACAAGCGGCTCGGCAAGCACGTCGAGCGGGTCGAGGACGAGGCGCTGCAGCTCCTGCTCGGCTACCCGTGGCCGGGGAACATCCGGGAGCTCGAGAACCTGATGGAGCGGTCGGTGCTGTTCGCCGACGGGCCGGAGATCCTGGCCTCGTCCCTGCCCGACGCGCTGCGGGAGCGGCCCGGCGTCCCGGCCACCCCGATCGCCGCCGTGGGCCACATCGGCGCCATCGCCGCCCCGAGCGGCGCGTCGATGAAGGAGATCGTCCGGCAGGCCCAGGCCGAGCTGGAGCGCGAGCTCATCACCCGGGCGCTCGAGGAGACCGGCGGGAACGTCACCCGGGCGGCGAAGCGGCTCCAGATCAGCCGCAAGTCCCTGCAGGTGAAGATGAAGGACCTCGGGCTGCGCGGGACGGACGACTAG
- a CDS encoding ATP-binding protein: MDIRTQASLLCAIVTLALAGAALLRQSRPRVFTLFALFALDLCAFSLAQFLQRWTVTPAGFDVWERTAVVAGSLTPTAALAFFLEFLGVARRPARRARNAMLGGSLLGFAVATSPLVHLSLAKLAVTAYVVGGLAVVLSVLWGKLHAAPTRVERARLLYLFIGACIAVVLSTLDQLPRFGVPYPLQGLGAVVLTLFMFFLSQTLQRHRLLDLHEFLGKIVVVSSLGLVLVAIYGGLVSWVGNRTELFYFNTLVASFVILSLFEPLREKVEEWVVATLFRERYELVRRLEGLRDRIGNVIDPSQLAAVLLDGLVETRRVTHASLWLLAEDRPGYRLLDSRGPPPAGFLEAATARALLGAASSGQKALLLENIDRRIAELKAHLPPGPDEAAAASAAPVAVAEELRRLADARTAMATMKAGICMPLTAGDRAVGFLACMDERVPEAFASNEIAALLEVADRCALVIENSKLYQQMKERDRLAALGEMAAGLAHEIRNPLAAIKGAIQFILPEPPGTGPAAGGGEGRRGAEGEGDGRGDPASDEQLVPREFLAIIVEEVNRLNGVVTQFLDYSRPAKSALSPLHVNQILERTFQLLGPDLPPQVRLTLDLAPDLPRVQCDAEQLKQVFLNLALNAVQAMPEGGALAVSTRLARDEAAVWRESAGPIAAVEVRFRDTGPGVPEEARESIFVPFYTTKEKGTGLGLAICERIVKAHQGSIRVRQAPGGGAEFVLSFPAVREDLPELPREAAPARPARAGSRIRRRRRRRPA, encoded by the coding sequence GTGGACATCCGCACCCAGGCCTCCCTCCTCTGCGCCATCGTCACCCTGGCGCTCGCCGGCGCGGCGCTCCTGCGCCAGAGCCGGCCACGGGTGTTCACGCTCTTCGCGCTCTTCGCGCTCGACCTCTGCGCCTTCTCCCTCGCGCAGTTCCTCCAGCGCTGGACCGTCACCCCGGCCGGCTTCGACGTCTGGGAGCGGACCGCCGTCGTCGCGGGCTCCCTCACGCCCACCGCCGCCCTCGCCTTCTTCCTCGAGTTCCTCGGCGTCGCCCGCCGGCCCGCCCGCCGCGCCCGCAACGCCATGCTCGGTGGCTCGCTGCTCGGCTTCGCGGTGGCCACCTCGCCCCTCGTGCACCTCAGCCTCGCGAAGCTCGCCGTCACGGCCTACGTGGTCGGCGGGCTCGCGGTGGTCCTGTCCGTGCTCTGGGGGAAGCTGCACGCCGCGCCGACGCGGGTGGAGCGCGCCCGGCTGCTCTACCTCTTCATCGGCGCCTGCATCGCGGTGGTGCTCTCCACCCTCGACCAGCTCCCGCGGTTCGGCGTGCCCTACCCGCTCCAGGGGCTCGGCGCGGTGGTGCTCACGCTGTTCATGTTCTTCCTGTCGCAGACGCTGCAGCGCCACCGGCTGCTCGACCTGCACGAGTTCCTCGGGAAGATCGTGGTGGTCTCCTCGCTCGGCCTGGTGCTGGTCGCGATCTACGGCGGCCTCGTGAGCTGGGTCGGCAACCGGACCGAGCTCTTCTACTTCAACACCCTGGTCGCCTCCTTCGTGATCCTCTCGCTCTTCGAGCCCTTGCGCGAGAAGGTCGAGGAGTGGGTGGTGGCGACCCTCTTCCGCGAGCGCTACGAGCTGGTGCGCAGGCTCGAGGGGCTGCGCGACCGGATCGGCAACGTCATCGATCCGAGCCAGCTCGCGGCGGTGCTCCTCGACGGGCTGGTCGAGACCCGGCGCGTCACCCACGCCTCGCTCTGGCTCCTCGCCGAGGACCGGCCCGGCTACCGGCTGCTCGACAGCCGCGGCCCCCCGCCGGCGGGGTTCCTCGAGGCGGCCACCGCCCGCGCCCTCCTCGGCGCGGCCTCCTCGGGGCAGAAGGCGCTGCTCCTTGAGAACATCGACCGGCGCATCGCCGAGCTGAAGGCCCACCTGCCGCCCGGGCCGGACGAGGCCGCCGCCGCGAGCGCCGCCCCGGTCGCCGTCGCCGAGGAGCTCCGGCGCCTCGCCGACGCCCGGACCGCCATGGCGACGATGAAGGCCGGCATCTGCATGCCCCTGACCGCCGGGGATCGGGCGGTCGGGTTCCTCGCCTGCATGGACGAGCGGGTGCCCGAGGCCTTCGCGTCGAACGAGATCGCGGCGCTGCTCGAGGTGGCCGACCGCTGCGCCCTCGTCATCGAGAACTCGAAGCTCTACCAGCAGATGAAGGAGCGCGACCGGCTCGCGGCGCTGGGCGAGATGGCGGCCGGCCTGGCCCACGAGATCCGCAACCCGCTCGCGGCCATCAAGGGCGCCATCCAGTTCATCCTGCCCGAGCCGCCCGGGACCGGCCCGGCCGCCGGCGGCGGCGAGGGCCGCCGCGGCGCGGAAGGCGAGGGCGACGGCCGCGGGGATCCGGCGAGCGACGAGCAGCTCGTCCCGCGCGAGTTCCTCGCCATCATCGTCGAGGAGGTGAACCGCCTGAACGGCGTGGTCACGCAGTTCCTCGACTACTCCCGTCCGGCCAAGAGCGCGCTCTCGCCGCTCCACGTGAACCAGATCCTGGAGCGGACCTTCCAGCTCCTCGGCCCGGACCTGCCGCCGCAGGTGCGGCTCACGCTCGACCTCGCCCCGGACCTGCCGCGGGTCCAGTGCGACGCCGAGCAGCTGAAGCAGGTCTTCCTCAACCTGGCGCTCAACGCGGTGCAGGCGATGCCCGAGGGCGGCGCGCTCGCGGTCTCGACCCGCCTCGCGCGCGACGAGGCGGCGGTCTGGCGCGAGTCGGCCGGACCGATCGCCGCGGTGGAGGTCCGGTTCCGCGACACCGGGCCCGGGGTGCCCGAGGAGGCGCGCGAGAGCATCTTCGTGCCCTTCTACACCACCAAGGAGAAGGGCACCGGGCTCGGCCTCGCCATCTGCGAGCGGATCGTGAAGGCGCACCAGGGCTCGATCCGCGTCCGCCAGGCGCCGGGCGGCGGGGCCGAGTTCGTGCTGTCCTTCCCGGCCGTGCGGGAGGACCTGCCGGAGCTGCCGCGCGAGGCCGCCCCGGCCCGGCCGGCGCGGGCGGGGTCGCGCATCCGCCGCCGGCGGCGCCGCCGCCCGGCCTGA